One Benincasa hispida cultivar B227 chromosome 5, ASM972705v1, whole genome shotgun sequence genomic window carries:
- the LOC120078732 gene encoding 40S ribosomal protein S29 has product MGHSNVWNSHPKNYGPGSRTCRVCGNPHGLIRKYGLMCCRQCFRSNAKEIGFIKYR; this is encoded by the exons ATGGGGCACTCGAACGTCTGGAACTCGCACCCCAAGAACTACGGTCCCGGCTCTCGCACTTG CCGGGTTTGTGGAAATCCTCATGGGTTGATCAGAAAGTACGGACTTATGTGCTGTAGACAGTGCTTCCGCAGCAATGCTAAGGAAATTGGATTCATCAAG TACCGCTAA